The following proteins are co-located in the Maridesulfovibrio sp. genome:
- the trpS gene encoding tryptophan--tRNA ligase, protein MTKTNNRIVSGMRPTGRLHLGHYFGVLVNWVRIQEDHECYFFVADWHAMTSEYSDPRKIQGFVPELVKDWIAAGLDPEKCVIFHQSQVKEHIELHLILSMLTPLGWLERNPTYKELKQELVQKELNTYGFLGYPVLMASDILMYKPSQVPVGQDQLPHLELAREIARRFNHLNGEYFPEPKALLTEDAKLPGLDGRKMSKSYNNGIYLGESMDEVKPKVMSMLTDKNRLRKADPGDPEVCNLYPYHKLLTDAETCAEIEEGCRNASRGCVECKKLLAENMAKFLEPMQERRRHLDENPQLVWDILHEGTAKAQAKAKENMDEIRELIGFKY, encoded by the coding sequence ATGACTAAGACAAACAATCGCATAGTTTCAGGCATGAGGCCCACCGGACGTTTGCACCTAGGACACTACTTCGGTGTTCTGGTCAACTGGGTCAGGATTCAGGAAGATCACGAATGTTATTTCTTTGTTGCCGACTGGCACGCAATGACCAGTGAATATTCCGATCCCCGCAAGATTCAGGGCTTTGTCCCTGAACTGGTTAAAGACTGGATCGCCGCAGGTCTTGATCCTGAAAAATGTGTGATTTTCCATCAGTCTCAGGTTAAGGAGCACATTGAGCTGCATCTGATTCTGTCCATGCTGACCCCGCTGGGCTGGCTGGAAAGGAACCCCACTTACAAGGAACTCAAGCAGGAACTGGTCCAGAAGGAACTGAATACCTACGGCTTCCTTGGCTATCCTGTATTGATGGCTTCCGATATTCTCATGTATAAGCCTTCGCAAGTTCCTGTAGGTCAGGATCAGCTTCCTCATCTGGAGTTGGCTCGTGAGATTGCCCGTCGCTTCAACCATCTTAACGGCGAATATTTTCCTGAGCCGAAAGCCCTGCTCACCGAAGATGCTAAGCTTCCCGGTCTGGATGGTCGTAAGATGTCAAAGAGCTACAACAACGGTATTTATCTCGGCGAATCCATGGATGAAGTGAAGCCCAAAGTCATGTCCATGCTGACTGACAAAAACAGGCTGCGTAAGGCCGATCCGGGCGATCCTGAAGTCTGTAACCTCTATCCTTATCACAAGCTGCTCACCGATGCAGAAACCTGTGCTGAGATTGAGGAAGGCTGCCGTAACGCTAGTCGTGGGTGTGTGGAATGTAAGAAACTTCTGGCCGAAAATATGGCCAAGTTCCTTGAACCCATGCAGGAACGTCGCCGCCATCTGGATGAAAATCCGCAGCTCGTCTGGGATATTCTTCACGAAGGCACAGCCAAGGCTCAGGCCAAGGCAAAAGAAAATATGGATGAGATCCGTGAGCTGATCGGTTTCAAGTACTAG
- a CDS encoding metalloregulator ArsR/SmtB family transcription factor, with the protein MTNNSDCCNSHNPTPGAIELVNSRSCPNETLNDLAATFKILGEPVRIKILHALSISDLCVCDLSEILDMSHSAVSHQLRILRTARMVRFEKHGRRAVYSLNDKHVEIIMQTALAHMQGHGCGVPLGDK; encoded by the coding sequence ATGACCAACAATTCAGACTGCTGCAACTCTCACAATCCCACACCGGGAGCGATTGAGCTGGTTAACAGCCGCAGCTGCCCAAATGAAACTTTGAATGATTTGGCTGCTACTTTCAAAATTCTAGGTGAACCTGTCAGGATTAAAATCCTGCACGCCCTGTCCATAAGCGACCTTTGTGTCTGCGATCTCTCCGAAATTCTGGATATGTCGCACTCTGCTGTTTCACATCAGCTCAGAATTCTGAGAACAGCGCGTATGGTCCGTTTTGAAAAACACGGACGCAGGGCAGTATACAGCCTTAACGATAAACATGTGGAAATAATAATGCAGACCGCTTTGGCACATATGCAAGGTCACGGCTGCGGTGTTCCGCTGGGAGACAAATAA
- a CDS encoding SO_0444 family Cu/Zn efflux transporter, whose amino-acid sequence MLDILLSIAQESWEVLLESAPFMLFGFFIAGLLKAFVGPKFISKNLGSGKTSDVLKASILGVPIPLCSCGVIPAAAQLRQQGASKGATTSFLISTPETGVDSIAVTYALLDPIMAIFRPFAAFFTAVGAGIMVDRNEKKNGNPKEAPKLIPDAILLPKMDEAKETSGCGCGSHEPHNQTHNSCSDSGCGCGHSHDDERPESFTGKMAYGMKYSFGNLLQDIGLWFLGGVLLAGIFGALIPDGFIERNLGDGFFPLLIMLAAAIPLYVCATASTPIAAALALKGLSPGAALVFLLAGPATNAASFTVVAKLLGKRSAFIYLGSIIVCSLALGMLANWLYYSMGLSITDWVQSGEEHRHNLLYTISAFILLALITVPKVTAFVKGESLHGHSH is encoded by the coding sequence ATGCTCGATATATTATTATCAATTGCACAAGAATCATGGGAGGTATTGCTGGAATCGGCACCTTTCATGCTTTTCGGATTCTTTATTGCCGGACTTCTCAAAGCCTTTGTAGGACCGAAATTTATTTCCAAAAACTTAGGTTCCGGCAAAACTTCCGATGTGCTGAAGGCATCCATTCTCGGAGTCCCTATCCCATTATGCAGTTGCGGGGTCATACCTGCCGCCGCCCAGCTCCGACAGCAGGGAGCCAGCAAGGGTGCCACAACCTCATTCCTGATATCTACTCCTGAAACCGGGGTTGACTCTATTGCTGTCACCTATGCCCTACTCGATCCTATAATGGCCATTTTCAGACCCTTTGCAGCATTCTTCACAGCTGTGGGCGCAGGCATCATGGTAGACAGAAATGAGAAGAAAAACGGAAATCCTAAGGAAGCACCGAAGCTGATCCCGGATGCAATCCTCCTTCCCAAAATGGATGAAGCGAAAGAAACATCCGGCTGCGGTTGCGGTTCCCACGAACCACACAATCAAACGCATAACAGCTGCTCTGACTCCGGTTGCGGTTGTGGTCACTCCCATGACGACGAGCGCCCTGAATCTTTCACAGGCAAAATGGCTTACGGTATGAAATACTCATTCGGAAACCTGCTGCAGGACATCGGCCTCTGGTTCCTCGGCGGAGTGCTTTTAGCTGGTATATTCGGCGCTCTCATCCCCGACGGTTTCATTGAGCGCAATCTTGGCGACGGTTTCTTTCCCCTGCTCATAATGCTTGCCGCAGCCATACCGCTCTATGTATGCGCTACCGCATCAACACCCATTGCCGCTGCGTTAGCCCTCAAAGGACTCTCCCCCGGTGCGGCACTGGTCTTTCTTTTAGCAGGACCGGCAACCAACGCAGCTTCATTTACTGTAGTCGCAAAACTTCTCGGTAAGCGGTCCGCATTCATCTACCTCGGATCTATAATCGTCTGCTCCCTTGCACTGGGTATGCTTGCCAACTGGCTCTATTACTCAATGGGACTAAGCATTACCGACTGGGTACAATCCGGCGAGGAACACAGGCACAACCTTCTTTACACCATCAGCGCATTCATTCTACTTGCCTTAATCACCGTTCCCAAGGTAACAGCTTTTGTGAAAGGTGAATCATTGCACGGACATTCACACTAA
- a CDS encoding Hpt domain-containing protein: MLIESLSAELREIETGSDEKDYSFVREKVHSSKGAALTFGFGIYADELDRLRQFVIAQDNDRIRQSIDRLKAFLETAVFVPAV, translated from the coding sequence GTGCTGATAGAGTCTCTCTCTGCTGAGCTTAGAGAGATTGAAACAGGGTCGGATGAAAAAGACTATTCCTTTGTTCGTGAGAAAGTCCATTCATCAAAAGGGGCTGCCCTGACATTTGGTTTTGGAATTTATGCCGATGAGCTTGATAGGCTCAGACAGTTTGTGATTGCTCAGGACAATGACCGTATACGGCAAAGCATTGATAGGCTGAAGGCTTTTCTTGAAACAGCTGTTTTCGTTCCCGCCGTGTAG
- a CDS encoding putative molybdenum carrier protein has translation MEIPTEYGTKKYANCSKCSYTGPLATFNRQAGLFPDNAIIFCPICGSASDAASSSFSENTDLLHEGLTIISGGQTGVDRGALDAAIALGIPHRGWCPKGRKAEDGLIPLYYNMQETSGWQYWIRTEKNVLDSNGTLVFPGNHESKGTALTIRLARKHGKPVAVVHLDCPEAADTVRAWISANKIKTMNVAGPRESGSPDISRKTQQLLIEVLTTRRERKQLFQEKPSAYQCFAVYGHCPEQSQTV, from the coding sequence ATGGAAATACCAACTGAATACGGAACCAAAAAATACGCCAATTGCTCAAAATGCTCATATACAGGTCCGCTTGCCACATTCAACAGGCAAGCGGGCCTATTTCCTGACAATGCAATAATCTTCTGCCCCATATGCGGATCAGCATCCGATGCTGCAAGTTCCTCATTTTCCGAAAACACGGACCTGCTGCACGAAGGACTGACTATTATTTCCGGCGGTCAGACCGGTGTTGACCGCGGGGCTCTGGACGCGGCTATTGCGCTGGGTATCCCCCACCGGGGCTGGTGCCCGAAAGGACGCAAAGCCGAAGACGGACTTATCCCCTTGTACTACAACATGCAGGAGACATCAGGCTGGCAATATTGGATAAGAACGGAAAAAAATGTGCTTGATTCAAACGGGACCCTCGTCTTTCCCGGGAACCACGAATCCAAAGGAACCGCACTGACCATCAGGCTGGCCCGAAAACACGGCAAACCGGTTGCTGTTGTCCATTTAGACTGCCCTGAAGCTGCGGACACTGTACGCGCGTGGATATCTGCAAACAAAATAAAAACAATGAATGTTGCCGGACCGCGCGAAAGTGGTTCTCCGGATATTAGCCGGAAAACACAGCAATTACTAATCGAGGTGCTGACTACACGGCGGGAACGAAAACAGCTGTTTCAAGAAAAGCCTTCAGCCTATCAATGCTTTGCCGTATACGGTCATTGTCCTGAGCAATCACAAACTGTCTGA